A single window of Deinococcus radiotolerans DNA harbors:
- a CDS encoding ABC transporter permease gives MTVAAAPRRDRTRFQEFWTSPATRKLRRNPLAITGLIITLLFGMVALFAPLIAKPSGNCLRDLNITEANEVYNPARAAFWSAVFAPPESCYRTERLSFQQQPTKPDAQAPFGTVNGYNIFYGLVWGTRTALKMAFIIVAITLGLGVIIGAISGYYGGWIDNLIQRFIDVLFSLPPLILTVVILTILRARFQSGGGDYDPTVPIIVAFCVTGWAGYARLIRGEVLRTRQLEYVDAARSLGARDFRLIMKHVVPNSIAAVFTIAVLDLATVPLSVAGLSFLGLGFEPGFSEWGQLVDAARAWLKPEYWYVLVYPAVFIVLFSLAFNLFGDGLRDALDPKSR, from the coding sequence ATGACCGTTGCTGCCGCCCCCAGGCGGGACCGCACCCGCTTCCAGGAATTCTGGACCAGTCCCGCCACGCGCAAACTGCGCCGCAACCCGCTGGCCATCACCGGCCTGATCATCACGCTGCTGTTCGGCATGGTCGCCCTGTTCGCGCCGCTGATCGCCAAACCCAGCGGCAACTGCCTGCGCGACCTGAACATCACAGAGGCCAACGAGGTCTACAACCCGGCCCGCGCGGCCTTCTGGTCCGCCGTGTTCGCGCCACCTGAAAGCTGCTACCGCACCGAGCGCCTGAGCTTCCAGCAGCAGCCCACCAAACCCGACGCGCAGGCCCCCTTCGGCACCGTGAACGGCTACAACATCTTCTACGGCCTGGTGTGGGGGACCCGCACCGCGCTGAAAATGGCGTTCATCATCGTGGCCATCACGCTGGGGCTGGGCGTGATCATCGGCGCGATCAGCGGTTACTACGGCGGCTGGATCGACAACCTGATCCAGCGGTTCATTGACGTGCTGTTCTCCCTGCCCCCCCTGATCCTGACGGTCGTGATCCTGACGATCCTGCGCGCCCGCTTCCAGAGTGGCGGCGGGGACTACGATCCCACCGTGCCGATCATCGTAGCCTTCTGCGTGACCGGCTGGGCCGGCTACGCCCGCCTGATCCGCGGTGAGGTGCTGCGCACCCGCCAGCTGGAGTACGTGGACGCCGCCCGCAGCCTGGGCGCCCGCGACTTCCGCCTGATCATGAAGCACGTGGTACCCAACAGCATCGCCGCCGTGTTCACCATCGCCGTGCTGGACCTGGCGACCGTGCCCCTGAGCGTCGCGGGCCTGTCCTTCCTGGGCCTGGGCTTTGAGCCGGGCTTCTCCGAGTGGGGGCAGCTGGTGGACGCCGCGCGCGCGTGGCTGAAACCCGAGTACTGGTACGTGCTGGTGTACCCGGCCGTGTTCATCGTGCTGTTCAGCCTGGCGTTCAACCTGTTCGGTGACGGTCTGCGCGACGCGCTGGACCCCAAGTCCCGCTGA
- a CDS encoding ABC transporter permease, which produces MLNFIVKRLIQIPVVMLVLSLMIVGLTQLLTPEQRAAPYIRSEQQAARLEQIIEQRGLRDPFPVQYGRWLSSTLKGDLGYSKASNQDVVVTIKERLPRTIELTIVTAIPILLLSVWLGTLSALHKDKFIDQVLRVLVVLGYSLPSFVVGILLLAVFYAYLGWLPGSGQLNIVNTFALGDIKTYTGLLTVDAALNGRWDVAWDALQHMILPALTLMIVLSANIIKVMRNNMLEALTSDYVRTARAKGLAPNVVNRKHARRNALLSIVTLGGFLIIGLLGGSLITETIFAFPGVGQWVVQAALGVDLAAVLGFAMLTAVIVVVVSTIVDILYGVIDPRVRFD; this is translated from the coding sequence ATGCTCAATTTCATCGTGAAACGGCTCATCCAGATTCCTGTGGTGATGCTCGTTCTCTCCCTGATGATCGTCGGCCTGACCCAGCTGCTCACCCCCGAGCAGCGCGCCGCGCCGTACATCCGCAGCGAACAGCAGGCCGCGCGCCTGGAACAGATCATCGAACAGCGCGGCCTGCGCGACCCCTTCCCTGTCCAGTATGGCCGCTGGCTCAGCAGCACCCTCAAGGGTGACCTGGGCTACTCGAAGGCCAGCAACCAGGACGTGGTCGTGACCATCAAGGAGCGCCTGCCGCGCACCATTGAGCTGACGATCGTCACGGCCATCCCGATCCTGCTGCTGAGCGTCTGGCTGGGCACCCTGAGCGCCCTGCACAAGGACAAGTTCATTGACCAGGTGCTGCGCGTCTTGGTCGTGCTGGGGTACTCGCTGCCCAGCTTCGTGGTTGGCATCCTGCTGCTGGCGGTGTTCTACGCGTACCTGGGCTGGCTCCCGGGTTCAGGGCAGCTGAACATCGTGAATACCTTCGCGCTGGGTGACATCAAGACCTACACCGGCCTGCTCACGGTCGACGCGGCCCTCAACGGCCGCTGGGACGTCGCCTGGGACGCCCTGCAGCACATGATCCTACCCGCCCTGACCCTGATGATCGTGCTCAGCGCGAACATCATCAAGGTGATGCGCAACAACATGCTCGAGGCGCTGACCAGCGATTACGTGCGTACGGCCCGCGCCAAGGGCCTCGCGCCGAATGTCGTGAACCGCAAGCATGCCCGCCGCAACGCCCTGCTGAGCATCGTCACGCTGGGCGGCTTCCTGATCATCGGTCTGCTGGGCGGCTCGCTGATCACCGAGACGATCTTCGCGTTCCCCGGCGTGGGCCAGTGGGTCGTGCAAGCCGCGCTGGGCGTGGACCTGGCGGCCGTGCTGGGCTTCGCCATGCTCACGGCCGTGATCGTGGTGGTCGTCAGCACCATCGTGGACATCCTGTACGGGGTCATCGACCCGCGCGTGAGGTTCGACTGA
- a CDS encoding ABC transporter substrate-binding protein, whose product MKKVAALATLLTLTTALAAAPKDTLVYQSSSDIPTMDPGVTYDTASGAVVENIYETLLTYSGSSLTKLEPLLATKWAISNGGKTYTFDLRKGVKFHSGNAFTCADAEYTFERNLVTNSAESGNWFLAESLLGAGANAADDKTITWARIDKAVECNNAGQLVFTLPGVDPAFLAKLAFVGQSVVDSKYAASIGEWNGKEATWKDWIGKDLSNSKLSQAPSGTGAYKLVRKDANTVLATAFDGYWGKKPAIKNVIFQKVSELAARQQAFLRGDADLIDGGGRAVDEEQIKGKSGVNWVDNLPNTTASAFFMNENIKNTALLGSGKLDGKGIPATFFKDANVRRAFSYAFNYEQYIQDVQKGKGKQRTMLLPDLFPGYDGKINTYTFDKAKAEAFFKRAYGGQLWKNGFTLTSNYRAGSVGAQTAMEILKRNVESLNPKFKINIQAKQWSEMLKDSKDGKEAMTILAWAPDYADPDNFMYTFYSSNGYYFPRSAWKDSQVDKWLDQARNTVNTAERNRLYSLVGKKAYEQAPYILIPAPVNYNFARDTLTGVSASNYNPMISFITGTFWKELGKK is encoded by the coding sequence ATGAAAAAAGTTGCTGCTCTCGCCACCCTGCTGACCCTGACGACTGCCCTCGCGGCCGCGCCCAAGGACACCCTGGTCTACCAGTCGTCCTCCGACATCCCCACCATGGACCCCGGCGTCACCTACGACACCGCCTCCGGCGCCGTCGTTGAAAACATCTACGAGACCCTCCTGACGTACAGCGGCTCCAGCCTCACCAAGCTCGAGCCCCTGCTGGCCACCAAGTGGGCCATCAGCAACGGCGGCAAGACCTACACCTTCGACCTGCGTAAGGGCGTGAAGTTCCACAGCGGCAACGCCTTCACCTGCGCTGACGCCGAGTACACCTTCGAGCGCAACCTGGTCACCAACAGCGCCGAGTCCGGCAACTGGTTCCTCGCCGAGAGCCTCCTGGGCGCCGGCGCCAACGCCGCAGACGACAAAACCATCACCTGGGCCCGCATCGACAAGGCCGTCGAGTGCAACAACGCCGGCCAGCTGGTCTTCACGCTGCCCGGCGTTGACCCCGCCTTCCTGGCAAAACTGGCCTTCGTGGGCCAGAGCGTCGTGGACAGCAAGTACGCCGCCAGCATCGGCGAATGGAACGGCAAGGAAGCCACCTGGAAGGACTGGATCGGCAAGGACCTGAGCAACAGCAAGCTGTCCCAGGCGCCCAGCGGCACCGGCGCCTACAAGCTGGTCCGCAAGGACGCCAATACCGTCCTGGCCACCGCCTTCGACGGCTACTGGGGTAAGAAGCCCGCCATCAAGAACGTCATCTTCCAGAAGGTCAGCGAACTCGCGGCCCGCCAGCAGGCCTTCCTGCGCGGCGACGCCGACCTGATCGACGGCGGCGGCCGCGCCGTGGACGAAGAGCAGATCAAGGGCAAGAGCGGCGTGAACTGGGTCGACAACCTGCCCAACACCACCGCCAGCGCGTTCTTCATGAACGAGAACATCAAGAACACCGCCCTGCTGGGCAGCGGCAAGCTGGACGGCAAGGGCATCCCCGCGACCTTCTTCAAGGACGCCAACGTGCGCCGCGCCTTCAGCTACGCCTTCAACTACGAGCAGTACATCCAGGACGTGCAGAAGGGCAAGGGCAAACAGCGCACCATGCTGCTCCCCGACCTCTTCCCAGGCTACGACGGCAAGATCAACACCTACACCTTCGACAAGGCCAAGGCCGAGGCCTTCTTCAAGCGCGCCTACGGCGGCCAGCTCTGGAAGAACGGCTTCACCCTGACCAGCAACTACCGCGCGGGCAGCGTGGGCGCCCAGACCGCCATGGAAATCCTCAAGCGCAACGTTGAATCCCTGAACCCCAAGTTCAAGATCAACATCCAGGCCAAGCAGTGGAGCGAGATGCTCAAGGACTCCAAGGACGGCAAGGAAGCCATGACCATCCTGGCCTGGGCCCCCGACTACGCTGACCCGGACAACTTCATGTACACCTTCTACAGCAGCAACGGGTACTACTTCCCCCGCAGCGCCTGGAAGGACAGCCAGGTCGACAAGTGGCTCGATCAGGCGCGCAACACGGTCAACACCGCCGAGCGTAACCGCCTGTACAGCCTGGTCGGCAAGAAGGCCTACGAGCAGGCGCCGTACATCCTGATCCCCGCGCCCGTGAACTACAACTTTGCCCGCGACACCCTGACGGGCGTCAGCGCCAGCAACTACAACCCCATGATCTCCTTCATCACCGGTACCTTCTGGAAGGAACTGGGCAAGAAGTAA
- a CDS encoding D-alanine--D-alanine ligase family protein, translated as MKKRILLLAGGQSGEHEVSLMSARSVLNALPRDQFDVTPVVISKQGRWLPPTETQRALESGEAPSGGDLVLHRAASAEGYDAVFPLLHGPMGEDGTVQGLLTLAGIPFVGSGVLGSAVSMDKVMTKQVLASAGIPQVAWQLAVRREWQQQPDSVRDRAAGLEYPLFVKPANLGSSVGISKVARAEDLDAALNLAFRLDRRVILEAMTAHKPREVEVGILGNDAPIASPVGELQFAADFYDYETKYTEGRATMHIPAPLPADVAEQVRTLALRAFRALDCAGLARVDFFYLEETGELLLNEVNTMPGFTTTSMYPKLFEAAGLSYSALVTRLVELALEDR; from the coding sequence GTGAAGAAGCGCATCCTGCTGCTGGCTGGCGGCCAGTCCGGTGAACACGAGGTCAGCCTGATGAGTGCCCGCAGCGTCCTGAACGCCCTGCCCCGCGATCAGTTCGACGTGACGCCCGTGGTGATCAGCAAGCAGGGCCGCTGGCTGCCCCCCACTGAAACGCAGCGCGCCCTGGAGTCCGGTGAGGCGCCCTCAGGGGGCGATCTGGTCCTGCACCGCGCCGCGAGCGCCGAGGGCTACGACGCCGTGTTCCCCCTGCTGCACGGCCCGATGGGTGAGGACGGCACCGTGCAGGGCCTGCTGACCCTGGCCGGGATTCCCTTCGTGGGCAGCGGCGTGCTGGGCTCGGCCGTGAGCATGGACAAGGTCATGACCAAGCAGGTGCTCGCCTCTGCAGGGATCCCGCAGGTGGCGTGGCAGCTGGCCGTGCGCCGCGAGTGGCAGCAGCAGCCCGACAGCGTGCGGGACCGGGCCGCCGGTCTGGAGTACCCGCTGTTCGTGAAGCCCGCGAACCTGGGGTCCAGCGTGGGCATCAGCAAGGTGGCGCGCGCCGAGGACCTGGACGCCGCCCTGAACCTGGCATTCCGCCTGGACCGCCGCGTGATCCTGGAGGCCATGACCGCCCACAAGCCCCGCGAGGTTGAGGTGGGCATTCTGGGCAACGACGCGCCGATCGCCAGTCCGGTTGGCGAACTGCAGTTCGCCGCGGATTTCTACGACTACGAGACCAAGTACACCGAGGGCCGCGCGACCATGCACATTCCCGCGCCGCTGCCCGCAGACGTGGCCGAGCAGGTCCGCACCCTGGCGCTGCGGGCCTTCCGCGCCCTGGACTGCGCCGGGCTGGCCCGCGTGGACTTCTTCTACCTGGAGGAGACCGGCGAACTCCTGCTGAACGAGGTGAACACTATGCCGGGGTTCACGACGACCAGCATGTACCCCAAGCTGTTCGAGGCCGCCGGGCTGAGTTACAGCGCCCTGGTCACCCGGCTCGTTGAGCTGGCCCTGGAAGACCGCTGA
- a CDS encoding FeoA family protein encodes MPDVPLDAIAPGQTAHVVALDPAHPLRRRLMELGFVRGAPITVIRRAPLGDPVELRIGATLLALRAADLHLIRVRL; translated from the coding sequence ATGCCGGATGTGCCTCTTGACGCCATTGCACCCGGGCAGACCGCGCACGTCGTGGCCCTCGACCCCGCCCACCCGCTGCGCCGCCGCCTGATGGAACTGGGCTTCGTGCGCGGCGCCCCCATCACCGTGATCCGCCGCGCGCCCCTGGGTGACCCGGTGGAACTCCGGATCGGCGCGACCCTGCTGGCGCTGCGGGCCGCCGACCTGCACCTGATCCGGGTGCGCCTGTGA
- the feoB gene encoding ferrous iron transport protein B, which produces MTAAPSPATLIPDEVACADTLARLKAAREPRVVVVGNPNVGKTTLINALAGTNLKVGNWSGVTVEKREAHLNHEGRRVYLLDLPGAYSLSPHTPEELVTRTALLDEAPDVVLNVLDAGNLERNLYLTLQLMDYRLPVAVALNLVDEAREKGVQVDSRALSRLLGVPVVETIASRAQGTAGLLDSALGHATLGIGVRYPEAIELAVEALTARMVGVETLPPHAHRYLALTLLEGDPSVRGRLNATGHAALVQAADAQLGALAAQGLDPLIEIAEARYALAGDIARAAAPQAQARRTVTERLDALALHPWLGIPLFLALVLLVFRLTFTVAAPFVDLIGGPLQDTLTGWASAALAWFPLARDLVTGAIIPGVGTVLSFLPTLLVLYLAMSFLEDSGYMARAAFLMDRAMRSVGLDGRAFIPLILGFGCNVPAVYATRTLERRSDRLLVSMILPFMSCSARLPVYVVFAAALFPRQASLLVWAMYTLGMLVALAFAFVLRRTSYPAEGSGVLLELPPYRFPTARVLWKHAWRRTASFAKRARTTVLATVAGVWLLLAIPAVSGAQFATVAPQDSLFGRVSQAISPIFAPLGFGTWEATGALVPGFIAKEVVVGTLGQIYLGEQAARPTPLGLVDGIAQAGRATWDAVVSSVSAIPTILALPSLNADATQALNTPLATALSRAFTPASGLSYLVFVLLYTPCIATVGALAQEHGRRFAWTTVAYQLATAWIAAFLVYQIARAVL; this is translated from the coding sequence GTGACCGCCGCCCCCAGCCCCGCCACGCTGATTCCCGACGAGGTCGCCTGCGCCGACACCCTGGCCCGCCTGAAAGCAGCCCGCGAACCGCGGGTGGTGGTCGTCGGGAACCCCAACGTCGGGAAGACCACCCTGATCAACGCGCTGGCGGGCACCAACCTGAAGGTCGGCAACTGGAGTGGCGTCACAGTCGAGAAGCGCGAGGCGCACCTGAACCACGAAGGGCGGCGCGTGTACCTCCTGGACCTGCCCGGCGCGTACTCACTGAGCCCGCACACCCCGGAGGAACTCGTCACGCGCACCGCGCTGCTTGATGAAGCACCGGATGTCGTCCTGAACGTACTGGACGCGGGGAATCTGGAACGCAACCTCTACCTGACGCTCCAGCTGATGGATTACCGCCTGCCGGTCGCCGTGGCCCTGAACCTAGTGGATGAAGCGCGGGAGAAGGGCGTGCAGGTCGACTCGCGCGCGCTGTCGCGCCTATTGGGGGTGCCGGTCGTGGAGACCATCGCCAGCCGCGCCCAGGGAACGGCCGGTCTGCTGGACAGCGCCCTGGGCCACGCCACGCTGGGCATCGGCGTGCGCTACCCCGAGGCCATAGAACTGGCCGTGGAGGCCCTGACCGCCCGCATGGTCGGCGTGGAGACCCTGCCGCCCCACGCGCACCGCTACCTGGCCCTGACCCTGCTGGAAGGTGACCCCAGCGTGCGCGGCCGCCTGAACGCCACCGGGCACGCCGCCCTCGTGCAGGCCGCTGACGCGCAGCTGGGCGCCCTGGCTGCCCAGGGCCTCGATCCGCTGATCGAGATTGCCGAGGCCCGCTACGCGCTGGCCGGGGACATCGCCCGCGCCGCCGCCCCGCAGGCCCAGGCGCGGCGCACCGTCACCGAACGCCTCGACGCGCTGGCGCTGCATCCCTGGCTGGGCATCCCGCTGTTCCTGGCGCTGGTGCTGCTGGTGTTCCGCCTGACCTTCACGGTTGCCGCGCCCTTCGTGGACCTGATCGGCGGTCCCCTTCAGGACACCCTGACCGGCTGGGCCAGCGCGGCGCTCGCGTGGTTTCCACTGGCCCGAGACCTCGTGACCGGCGCGATCATTCCCGGCGTGGGCACCGTCCTGAGCTTCCTACCCACCCTGCTCGTCCTGTACCTCGCCATGAGCTTCCTTGAAGACAGCGGCTACATGGCCCGCGCGGCGTTCCTGATGGACCGCGCCATGCGCAGCGTCGGCCTGGACGGCCGCGCGTTCATCCCCCTGATCCTGGGTTTCGGCTGCAACGTGCCCGCCGTGTACGCCACCCGCACCCTGGAACGCCGCAGCGACCGCCTGCTGGTCAGCATGATCCTGCCGTTCATGAGCTGCTCGGCGCGGCTGCCGGTGTACGTGGTGTTCGCCGCCGCGCTGTTCCCCCGGCAGGCCAGCCTGCTCGTGTGGGCCATGTACACCCTGGGCATGTTGGTGGCCCTGGCCTTCGCGTTCGTGCTGCGCCGCACCAGCTACCCTGCCGAGGGCAGCGGCGTGCTGCTGGAACTTCCCCCGTACCGCTTCCCCACCGCCCGGGTGCTGTGGAAGCACGCGTGGCGCCGTACCGCCAGCTTCGCCAAACGGGCGCGTACCACCGTGCTCGCCACCGTCGCGGGCGTGTGGCTGCTGCTCGCCATCCCCGCCGTCAGCGGCGCGCAGTTTGCCACGGTCGCCCCGCAGGACAGCCTGTTCGGGCGCGTCAGTCAGGCCATCTCGCCGATCTTCGCGCCGCTGGGCTTCGGCACGTGGGAGGCGACCGGCGCGCTCGTGCCCGGCTTCATCGCCAAGGAGGTCGTGGTCGGGACCCTCGGGCAGATCTACCTGGGCGAACAGGCCGCCCGCCCCACCCCCCTCGGCCTCGTGGACGGGATCGCGCAGGCGGGCAGGGCCACCTGGGACGCCGTGGTCAGCAGCGTCAGCGCCATCCCCACCATCCTCGCCCTGCCCAGCCTGAACGCCGACGCCACGCAGGCCCTGAACACCCCGCTGGCCACCGCGCTGTCCCGCGCCTTCACGCCCGCCAGCGGCCTGAGCTACCTGGTGTTCGTGCTGCTCTACACCCCATGCATTGCCACGGTGGGCGCCCTGGCGCAGGAACACGGGCGGAGATTTGCGTGGACGACCGTCGCGTACCAGCTCGCCACCGCCTGGATCGCCGCGTTCCTCGTGTACCAGATCGCCCGGGCCGTCCTGTGA
- a CDS encoding MarR family transcriptional regulator — protein MTTARPPASPLGALLHAIGIQPRTPDELARALGSTPDALSGMLRTLRSGGYVQDATPQQDGCACGPCALKSMCRNADGTEPVLHLLRLTPRGETYLKRLG, from the coding sequence GTGACCACTGCGCGCCCCCCCGCCAGCCCGCTGGGCGCGCTGCTGCACGCCATCGGCATCCAGCCGCGCACCCCGGATGAACTCGCCCGCGCGCTGGGCAGCACCCCGGACGCCCTGAGCGGCATGCTGCGCACCCTCCGCTCTGGCGGGTACGTGCAGGACGCCACTCCGCAACAGGACGGCTGCGCCTGCGGCCCCTGCGCCCTGAAAAGCATGTGCCGCAACGCCGACGGCACCGAACCGGTCCTGCACCTCCTGCGTCTCACGCCGCGCGGCGAGACGTACCTGAAACGCCTCGGCTGA
- the ypfJ gene encoding KPN_02809 family neutral zinc metallopeptidase yields MDWKNLPGSGGNVEDRRGAGGLPGGGIAVGGVGGLIIALIAMFFGINPGDILGGGNNTQTQQSQQNPSTQTTQNDESYQFVKNILSSTNLVWGNIFKQANRTYTDPSLVLYTRGTQSSCGQANSAVGPFYCPADQKIYLDTSFFSQMDRQLGGGGDFAYAYVIAHEVGHHVQDELGISDQVERKQRSARTEAEANSYSVRLELQADCFAGVWGNKTQQDAKITEADVQEAVNTAQAIGDDNLQKQGQGYVTPDSFTHGSAAQRVKWFMTGFKSGNPNGCDTFNVNYNQL; encoded by the coding sequence ATGGACTGGAAGAATCTTCCCGGCAGTGGTGGGAACGTTGAAGATCGTCGCGGCGCAGGGGGGTTGCCCGGTGGCGGCATCGCTGTAGGTGGCGTGGGGGGACTGATCATCGCCCTGATCGCCATGTTCTTCGGGATCAATCCTGGCGATATTCTCGGGGGCGGGAATAACACCCAGACGCAGCAGTCACAGCAAAACCCGTCCACGCAGACGACCCAGAACGACGAGTCCTATCAGTTCGTCAAGAACATCCTGTCCAGCACCAACCTGGTGTGGGGCAACATCTTCAAGCAGGCGAACCGCACCTATACCGATCCGAGTTTGGTCCTGTACACGCGGGGTACTCAATCCAGCTGTGGTCAGGCCAACAGCGCGGTAGGACCCTTCTACTGCCCCGCCGATCAGAAGATCTACCTCGATACCAGTTTCTTCTCGCAGATGGACCGTCAACTGGGAGGCGGCGGCGACTTCGCCTACGCCTACGTGATCGCCCACGAGGTCGGGCACCACGTGCAGGACGAACTGGGCATCAGCGATCAGGTCGAACGTAAGCAGCGCAGCGCCCGCACCGAGGCCGAAGCGAACAGCTACAGCGTGCGCCTGGAACTTCAGGCTGACTGCTTCGCCGGCGTGTGGGGCAACAAGACCCAGCAGGACGCGAAGATCACCGAGGCGGACGTGCAGGAAGCCGTGAACACCGCGCAGGCCATTGGCGACGACAACCTCCAGAAGCAGGGCCAGGGGTACGTCACGCCGGATTCCTTCACGCACGGCAGCGCCGCCCAGCGCGTCAAGTGGTTCATGACGGGCTTCAAGAGCGGCAACCCGAACGGCTGCGACACGTTCAACGTGAATTACAACCAGCTGTAA
- a CDS encoding M48 family metallopeptidase — protein MTDWEVAGVPVQVKRSGRRRTVAVQVTPGAVTVFAPTRVPLRQLRDILDARREWVAGHLATYAARPPARPAPFHGQRVPFLNEELTLHLDEGRSRPERTGAALHLPAGTAEAALTSWTRRACAAPYRDLVGTAAEQLEAEGRLTAVHVSDTRTRWGSCTADGVIRLHWKLSRAPAAVLHYVAVHEAAHLLELNHSSRYWAHVSRVVPDWPAHRAWLRQHGHTL, from the coding sequence ATGACGGACTGGGAGGTGGCGGGCGTGCCCGTGCAGGTGAAGCGCAGTGGGCGGCGCCGCACGGTGGCCGTGCAGGTCACACCGGGCGCCGTGACCGTGTTCGCGCCCACCCGCGTGCCCCTGCGGCAGCTGCGCGACATTCTGGACGCCCGGCGCGAGTGGGTGGCCGGCCACCTGGCGACCTACGCGGCCCGGCCGCCCGCGAGGCCGGCGCCGTTCCACGGTCAGCGCGTCCCCTTCCTGAATGAGGAACTGACCCTGCATCTGGATGAGGGCCGCTCGCGGCCCGAACGCACTGGCGCGGCCCTGCACCTGCCGGCCGGAACTGCGGAGGCCGCACTGACCAGCTGGACGCGGCGGGCCTGCGCGGCCCCCTACCGTGACCTGGTGGGGACTGCGGCTGAGCAACTGGAGGCCGAAGGCCGACTGACCGCCGTGCACGTGAGTGATACGCGCACGCGCTGGGGGAGCTGCACGGCGGACGGCGTGATCCGCCTGCACTGGAAGCTCAGCCGCGCGCCCGCAGCCGTCCTGCACTACGTGGCGGTGCACGAGGCGGCGCACCTGCTGGAACTGAACCACTCCTCCCGCTACTGGGCGCACGTCTCGCGGGTCGTGCCTGACTGGCCCGCCCACCGTGCGTGGCTCAGGCAGCACGGCCATACCCTGTAA
- a CDS encoding helix-turn-helix domain-containing protein, translated as MTTLITPPPAPLTAAPAPLATPGLYLTFLGAEQATLDGQTLKLRRRFCEILVILATNPNGVTGGQLSAALYGEWSDTQNQAVEVHRLSKLIGLSSKPYRLVPVVGADFLHVQDLLMEGRIREAAQLYRGELLPLSDAPAVTEYREYLHESVRQAALLSGELEPLWTLVARFPDDLELIEALGERLPAGDVRRGMVQARMRLAQRRLCAS; from the coding sequence ATGACCACCCTGATCACTCCGCCGCCTGCCCCCCTGACCGCTGCCCCCGCCCCCCTGGCGACGCCCGGGCTGTATCTGACCTTCCTGGGGGCCGAGCAGGCCACGCTGGACGGTCAGACCCTGAAGCTCCGGCGCCGCTTCTGCGAGATCCTGGTCATTCTGGCCACGAATCCGAACGGCGTGACGGGCGGGCAGCTGTCCGCCGCGCTGTACGGCGAGTGGAGCGACACGCAGAACCAGGCGGTCGAGGTGCACCGCCTGTCGAAACTGATCGGTCTGAGCAGCAAACCGTACCGGCTGGTGCCGGTCGTCGGCGCGGATTTCCTGCACGTGCAGGACCTGCTGATGGAGGGCCGCATCCGCGAGGCGGCGCAGCTGTACCGGGGTGAACTGCTGCCCCTGTCGGACGCGCCCGCCGTGACCGAGTACCGCGAGTACCTGCACGAGAGCGTGCGGCAGGCGGCGCTGCTCAGCGGGGAACTGGAGCCCCTGTGGACGCTGGTGGCGCGCTTCCCGGATGATCTGGAACTTATTGAGGCGCTGGGGGAGCGCCTGCCCGCCGGGGACGTGCGCCGCGGGATGGTGCAGGCCCGGATGCGCCTCGCGCAGCGGCGCCTGTGCGCCTCCTGA
- a CDS encoding ATP-binding cassette domain-containing protein, which yields MPTLEVRDLRVRFGRTEALRGVTLELRPGVTGLVGANGAGKSTLIRTLVTLERPSAGQLVWDGQDVTRRPERLRRVLGYVPQEGGAYPQLTPTEFLQYMGAAKRLDARAVDAQIPELLDAVNLGAHARRPVGSFSGGMARRVLIAQALLGDPQLLILDEPSVGLDAEERLRFQALLRERARGTAVLLVTHLREDLDATADRLLTLEGGVITHEASEPRAARRPVRSPLVLTAAGVSRA from the coding sequence GTGCCAACGCTTGAGGTGCGGGACCTGCGCGTGCGGTTCGGGCGCACCGAGGCGCTGCGCGGCGTGACGCTGGAACTGCGGCCCGGCGTGACCGGCCTGGTCGGCGCGAACGGCGCGGGGAAAAGCACGCTGATCCGCACGCTGGTAACCCTTGAGCGGCCCAGCGCGGGGCAGCTCGTGTGGGACGGGCAGGACGTGACGCGCCGCCCCGAGCGGCTGCGCCGCGTGCTGGGGTACGTGCCGCAGGAGGGCGGCGCGTACCCGCAGCTGACGCCCACGGAGTTCCTGCAGTACATGGGCGCCGCCAAACGCCTGGACGCCCGCGCGGTGGACGCGCAGATTCCGGAGCTGCTGGACGCCGTGAACCTGGGCGCGCACGCCCGGCGCCCGGTGGGCTCGTTCTCCGGGGGCATGGCGCGGCGGGTGCTGATCGCGCAGGCGCTGCTGGGCGACCCGCAGCTGCTGATCCTGGATGAACCCAGCGTGGGCCTGGACGCCGAGGAGCGCCTGCGCTTCCAGGCGCTGCTGCGCGAGCGGGCCCGGGGGACGGCGGTGCTGCTGGTCACGCACCTCCGCGAGGACCTGGACGCCACGGCGGACCGCCTGCTGACCCTGGAGGGCGGCGTGATCACGCACGAGGCGAGCGAGCCGCGTGCCGCGCGCCGTCCGGTGCGGTCGCCGCTGGTGCTCACGGCGGCGGGGGTGTCCCGTGCCTGA